One part of the Phoenix dactylifera cultivar Barhee BC4 chromosome 4, palm_55x_up_171113_PBpolish2nd_filt_p, whole genome shotgun sequence genome encodes these proteins:
- the LOC108511770 gene encoding uncharacterized protein LOC108511770 isoform X1: protein MSISKIPVPRRLPRSIALACTINRAFRKHEFLNIPYSPGLADPSAYVDFASIRHSAEEVSEHISVYDPITQSWFLGFRRINFGVEALLQEEKVEAQKTGYC, encoded by the exons ATGAGTATCTCCAAGATTCCCGTCCCACGGCGTCTACCTCGATCGATCGCTCTGGCTTGTACAATCAACCGG GCTTTTCGGAAGCATGAATTTCTGAACATACCATACAGTCCTGGTTTAGCTGATCCAAGTGCGTATGTTGATTTTGCTTCTATCAGGCATTCTGCTGAAGAAGTTTCAG AACATATATCAGTTTACGATCCAATTACTCAATCCTGGTTCTTGGGTTTTCGTCGTATAAACTTCGGTGTAGAAGCCCTATTACAGGAAGAGAAAGTGGAGGCCCAAAAGACAGGCTATTGCTGA
- the LOC108511770 gene encoding uncharacterized protein LOC108511770 isoform X2: MFGEAFRKHEFLNIPYSPGLADPSAYVDFASIRHSAEEVSEHISVYDPITQSWFLGFRRINFGVEALLQEEKVEAQKTGYC, from the exons ATGTTTGGAGAG GCTTTTCGGAAGCATGAATTTCTGAACATACCATACAGTCCTGGTTTAGCTGATCCAAGTGCGTATGTTGATTTTGCTTCTATCAGGCATTCTGCTGAAGAAGTTTCAG AACATATATCAGTTTACGATCCAATTACTCAATCCTGGTTCTTGGGTTTTCGTCGTATAAACTTCGGTGTAGAAGCCCTATTACAGGAAGAGAAAGTGGAGGCCCAAAAGACAGGCTATTGCTGA
- the LOC103720575 gene encoding uncharacterized protein LOC103720575 — MADEGERGESIVPCEESSPNPNPRSVETKVPEVEVHLFRQGRGPIDVFRSKLGGWDQDRLEVQDILDKYGLKSLFAFNPSSGRGVPIRFSPRNGRSLLSYSDGSVVCIDGEPKDSLVKPVTKILIGTAVLTLLIAVFLKETPEWFQTLTSRFSGGSFPPWILACVVIVFTRLRKRTKDVLKKFGW; from the exons ATGGCCGACGAAGGCGAGAGGGGAGAATCGATCGTGCCCTGCGAAGAATCTTcgccaaaccctaaccctagatcaGTCGAGACCAAGGTCCCGGAGGTGGAGGTCCACCTCTTCCGGCAAGGGCGAGGGCCGATCGACGTCTTCCGATCGAAGCTGGGCGGGTGGGATCAGGACCGCCTCGAGGTCCAGGACATACTCGACAAGTATGGACTCAAATCCCTATTCGCCTTCAATCCCTCCTCCGGGCGGGGCGTTCCCATCCGCTTCAGCCCTCGGAACGGCCGCTCCCTTCTCTCCTACTCCGACGGATCCGTCGTCTGCATCGACGGAGAGCCCAAG GATTCATTGGTAAAACCTGTTACAAAGATTCTGATCGGGACGGCAGTGTTGACTCTTCTTATAGCCGTGTTCTTGAAAGAAACTCCAGAATGGTTTCAGACATTGACATCGAGATTCTCTGGTGGATCCTTCCCACCATGGATCCTTGCGTGCGTGGTTATAGTTTTCACTCGGCTGAGGAAGAGAACTAAGGATGTATTGAAGAAGTTCGGATGGTGA